In Candidatus Marinimicrobia bacterium CG08_land_8_20_14_0_20_45_22, the DNA window ATTCTGGAAATTGCCCAACTCTGGCATCCGCCATTCCTGGTTGCTATCCGCTCTACTTACCTCGGACGAACTATTCTTGGAACGACCTTCGTTTGGGTTGATTTTTTATACTATTTGATCGGTAGTCTAATCGGCTATTTTATGTTAATCGTTTTGAACCGGTTTGATCTTCAAAAAGAAAAAGCCGGAAAATAATCGATTACTCTCCGGCTGGAAATCGAATCCAAATTATGAACTATTTCAATTGCGTGATAATTGCCTTTGCCGCGTCTTTATGAACGGTAAAACTCAGCATTTTCAACTTTACGAAATCTTCTCGCCATAAGTAAAATCCCTTAAATTGTCCGTAACGGGAACTTCTCCCAGAATCTTTGATCAAAAACCAATCGTACTTCCCCACTTTTGCCATTCCAACCAAATGAAGCCCGTGGTCATCTTCCGTTGTGGCATTCTCTATCCGAAATTCCCTCGAATCCTGATTGATATAAGCGTACGGAATATCGAAATCAGGAATGAATCCAACATCTTCCTTACCAATGTATCCGGCTTCGCTGACGTCGCCGCCGATCGCTACAGACATTCCGTTTCCGATTGCCTGTTTGATAACGGCGTACCATTTATCTAACGGAATATTGTAGTAATTCTTATCATGCCACCAGTTGTCGGGTACTTTGAACTCTGCATACTCATAGAAAGGCGCCGATGTCGTTGACATCAGATCGACATAATCATTGGAATTAATTTTCAGTACGTTTTTGTAAAATTCAATCGGCGTGAGCATTTTACCATTCCAGCCAATTGTTGTCGGCGGAACGCCGAGATGTTTGCTCAAGATAATCTTAATCGAGGCAATGACCGTCTCTTCGTCCCAATAATTGTTCATCTTACAATATTCGAGATAATCTTTCACTTCCTTGACTAAAAGTGTATGATTATGCATTTGCACGCCGACC includes these proteins:
- a CDS encoding peptidase C1 yields the protein MKSKFTFVFWMLAIFAMSVFAQNKAEYIPKTTDAILDSLEKVSGEITAKNDSITAEIKKRQDEQKETEKKEKKVLKSDLAGVVKPKSLEEFKQIAFYFPPVAQYLTGTCWCFSGTSYLESEVERLTQQKIKLSEMYTVYWEYVEKARRFVTERSKSVFDEGSECNAVLRIMNQYGAVPAEAYTGLVGVQMHNHTLLVKEVKDYLEYCKMNNYWDEETVIASIKIILSKHLGVPPTTIGWNGKMLTPIEFYKNVLKINSNDYVDLMSTTSAPFYEYAEFKVPDNWWHDKNYYNIPLDKWYAVIKQAIGNGMSVAIGGDVSEAGYIGKEDVGFIPDFDIPYAYINQDSREFRIENATTEDDHGLHLVGMAKVGKYDWFLIKDSGRSSRYGQFKGFYLWREDFVKLKMLSFTVHKDAAKAIITQLK